In Rhododendron vialii isolate Sample 1 chromosome 9a, ASM3025357v1, the following are encoded in one genomic region:
- the LOC131301823 gene encoding inactive disease susceptibility protein LOV1-like: MEFNPMDLINLRELQLQYVGKGINRFTLDSIGGLRSLQSLDIDVLTEDQLGFPRSICTRSLAANTSSKLRLGDWSLVDWKLPTEVLPNLKYLCLQASGLTEDPMPMLEKLPELTVLLLDSYLGKKLVCTAGEFPQLEILQLTNASLKEIQVGRGGMPVLKGLLIVVSRYVSMPDRQRSILAPDPGISWSKWGY; this comes from the coding sequence ATGGAATTTAACCCAATGGATCTGATCAATCTTCGCGAGCTTCAATTACAATATGTTGGAAAGGGCATCAATAGATTCACACTAGATTCTATTGGTGGATTAAGAAGCCTCCAATCCTTGGACATAGATGTTTTGACAGAGGATCAACTCGGATTCCCGAGGTCCATTTGCACCCGCTCTCTCGCTGCCAACACCTCCTCCAAATTGAGGTTGGGAGATTGGTCGTTGGTAGATTGGAAGCTGCCAACAGAGGTGCTTCCAAATCTCAAGTACCTCTGCTTACAAGCAAGCGGTCTTACCGAAGATCCTATGCCAATGTTGGAGAAGCTTccagaattgacagttctcttATTGGATAGTTATCTTGGAAAGAAATTGGTTTGCACCGCTGGAGAATTCCCTCAACTCGAGATTCTACAACTTACGAATGCTTCTCTAAAGGAGATCCAAGTGGGAAGAGGAGGAATGCCTGTGCTTAAGGGTTTGTTGATAGTAGTCAGTCGTTATGTTTCGATGCCAGATAGACAACGCTCCATCCTTGCCCCAGACCCCGGTATCAGTTGGTCTAAGTGGGGTTACTAA
- the LOC131301822 gene encoding probably inactive leucine-rich repeat receptor-like protein kinase At5g48380 — translation MDNLEVFLKWFAFGWSVAAVLLFVVTRFYMPNTFADKAMEINMKWRKEKEEKKKTKAQKQLAQLTIRKQTTVDRVQNAMIHMLEKHSSRMSYSYLLNATNCFSDDNVIGLGKLATLYKATIGNGNFLTVKRFKDFPHIEQKFMREIMTNGRLRHKNLVSLLGFGKEKQEKLLVYSYMANGSLYDWLHPMEVGCKRPTLNWPLRYVITVGIARGLAWLHHNRNYRVTHGNICSKFIFLDKQFNPKISSFGGTRIVGSSNVRMRICEKSEFRESDDVYAFGILLVEVITGEKPEDVSNLCEGFDGTLIGGNLLNAIDSSLIGKGFDSEISQVLQVALDCIGLSSNGRSTMLEVYRYLSSIGAKKESAYTFGTSNQIGDGCGTHMAEHSGIDIIEEVE, via the exons ATGGATAATCTTGAAGTTTTCTTGAAATGGTTTGCGTTTGGGTGGTCAGTTGCAGCTGTTTTGTTATTTGTTGTGACTCGGTTTTACATGCCCAATACGTTTGCAGACAAGGCGATGGAAATAAATATGAAATGGAggaaggagaaggaggagaagaaaaagacCAAGGCACAGAAACAACTAGCTCAGTTAACAATCCGAAAGCAAACTACAGTTGACAGAGTGCAGAACGCCATG ATCCATATGTTGGAGAAGCACAGCTCAAGGATGAGTTACTCATATCTCCTCAATGCAACCAATTGCTTTAGTGATGATAATGTCATTGGGTTAGGGAAATTGGCAACTTTGTACAAAGCAACAATTGGGAACGGTAATTTCCTCACTGTCAAGAGGTTTAAAGATTTCCCCCACATCGAGCAAAAGTTTATGCGTGAAATAATGACTAACGGCCGGTTAAGACACAAAAATTTAGTTTCCCTATTGGGATTCGGcaaagaaaagcaagagaaGCTTCTAGTTTACAGTTACATGGCAAATGGTAGCCTATATGACTGGTTGCATCCAATGGAAGTGGGATGCAAAAGGCCTACTTTGAATTGGCCTCTGAGATATGTAATCACAGTTGGGATAGCAAGAGGTTTGGCATGGCTCCACCACAATCGTAACTACAGAGTAACTCATGGCAACATATGCTCCAAATTTATCTTTCTAGATAAGCAGTTTAATCCAAAAATATCGTCTTTTGGAGGGACAAGGATCGTGGGATCCAGCAATGTGAGGATGAGAATCTGTGAGAAGAGTGAATTTAGAGAATCAGACGATGTGTATGCTTTTGGAATTCTGCTTGTTGAAGTGATAACAGGAGAAAAACCCGAGGACGTGTCCAATTTGTGTGAAGGTTTTGATGGGACTTTGATTGGTGGAAATCTGCTCAATGCCATCGATAGTTCATTGATTGGAAAAGGATTTGATAGCGAGATCTCTCAGGTTCTCCAAGTAGCACTTGACTGTATCGGGCTTTCTTCAAATGGAAGGTCAACAATGCTGGAGGTATACAGATATCTAAGTTCCATTGGAGCAAAAAAGGAAAGCGCGTATACTTTTGGGACATCCAATCAAATTGGAGATGGATGTGGTACTCATATGGCTGAACACTCAGGTATTGATATTATTGAAGAAGTTGAATGA
- the LOC131301830 gene encoding 2-alkenal reductase (NADP(+)-dependent)-like: MAERPEEASNKQVVLRDYVSGFPKESDFEVRTSKVRLNVAEGSKSVVVKNLYLSCDPYMRSRMRNLTGSYVPPYTPGSPIIGYGVARVIDSGYPNFKKGDLVWGMTGWEEYSLITEPETLFKIEHTDVPLSYYTGILGMPGMTAYAGFYEVGSPKEGEQVFVSAASGAVGQLVGQFAKLKNCYVVGSAGSKEKVDLLKNKFGFDEAFNYKEEQDLDIALKRCLPDGIDIYFENVGGKMLDAVLLNMRLHGRIPVCGMISQYNLEETEGAHNLFCLITKRIRMEGFLVFDYYPMYPKYLAMVLPLIREGKITYVEDIAEGLENAPKALIGLFSGHNIGKQVVLVARE, from the exons ATGGCGGAGAGACCAGAGGAGGCGAGCAACAAGCAGGTGGTTCTGAGGGACTACGTGAGTGGTTTCCCCAAAGAGTCGGATTTCGAGGTGAGGACCAGTAAGGTTCGACTGAATGTGGCGGAAGGCTCGAAATCGGTTGTGGTGAAGAATCTCTACTTGTCTTGCGACCCCTACATGCGTAGCCGCATGAGGAACTTGACAGGCAGCTATGTTCCCCCGTACACTCCTGGTTCG CCTATAATTGGTTATGGAGTGGCTAGAGTGATTGATTCAGGATATCCAAATTTCAAGAAAGGTGACTTAGTTTGGGGTATGACTGGATGGGAAGAGTATAGTCTCATTACAGAACCAGAGACACTCTTTAAAATTGAACACACAGATGTGCCTCTTTCTTATTATACTGGAATCCTTG GTATGCCTGGTATGACAGCCTACGCTGGTTTTTATGAGGTAGGCTCTCCTAAGGAAGGAGAGCAAGTCTTCGTTTCAGCTGCATCTGGAGCTGTTGGTCAGCTTGTTGGCCAGTTTGCGAAGTTAAAGAACTGTTACGTTGTTGGAAGTGCTGGATCCAAAGAAAAG GTTGACCTGCTGAAGAACAAGTTCGGATTTGATGAAGCTTTCAACTATAAAGAGGAACAAGACTTGGATATAGCTCTCAAAAG GTGCTTACCCGATGGTATCGATATCTACTTTGAGAATGTCGGAGGAAAGATGCTTGATGCGGTACTTCTGAACATGAGACTCCACGGTCGTATTCCCGTGTGCGGGATGATCTCACAGTACAACCTTGAAGAAACTGAAGGTGCACACAACCTATTCTGCCTCATCACAAAACGAATCCGAATGGAAGGATTCCTTGTTTTCGATTACTATCCCATGTACCCAAAGTATCTTGCCATGGTCCTGCCCCTTATCCGAGAAGGAAAAATTACGTATGTGGAAGACATAGCTGAAGGCCTAGAGAATGCACCGAAGGCTCTTATTGGGCTTTTCTCTGGTCACAACATTGGGAAACAGGTTGTGTTGGTTGCTCGCGAATGA
- the LOC131301828 gene encoding 2-alkenal reductase (NADP(+)-dependent)-like, with translation MAERVVEEVSNKQVILRDYVSGFPKESDFEFKTSKIRLEAAQGSKSVVVKNLYLSCDPYMRACMRNLTGTYVPSFTPGSPIIGYGVARVIDSGHPNFKKGDLVWGMTGWEEYSLITEPETLFKIEDTDVPLSYYTGILGMPGMTAYGGFYEVGSPKEGEYVFVSAASGAIGQLVGQFAKLKNCYVVGSAGSKEKVDLLKNKFGFDEAFNYKEEQDLDKALKRCLPEGIDIYFENVGGKMLDAVLLNMRLHGRIPGCGMISQYNLEETEGVHNMFYLITKRVRMEGFMVFDYYPMYPKYLDMVLPLIRERKITYVEDIAEGLENAPKALIGLFSGHNIGKQVVLVARE, from the exons ATGGCGGAGAGAGTAGTAGAGGAGGTGAGCAACAAGCAGGTGATTCTGAGGGACTACGTGAGTGGTTTCCCCAAAGAGTCAGATTTCGAGTTCAAGACCAGTAAGATTCGACTGGAAGCAGCACAAGGTTCGAAATCGGTTGTGGTGAAGAATCTCTACTTGTCTTGCGACCCCTACATGCGTGCCTGCATGAGGAACCTGACAGGCACCTACGTTCCCTCATTCACTCCTGGTTCG CCTATAATTGGTTATGGAGTGGCTAGAGTGATTGATTCAGGACATCCAAATTTCAAGAAAGGTGACTTAGTTTGGGGTATGACTGGATGGGAAGAGTATAGTCTCATTACAGAACCAGAGACACTCTTTAAAATTGAAGACACAGATGTGCCTCTTTCTTATTATACTGGAATCCTTG GTATGCCTGGTATGACAGCCTACGGTGGCTTTTATGAGGTAGGCTCTCCTAAGGAAGGAGAGTATGTATTCGTTTCAGCTGCATCTGGAGCTATTGGTCAGCTTGTCGGCCAGTTTGCAAAGTTAAAGAATTGTTATGTTGTTGGAAGTGCTGGATCCAAAGAAAAG GTTGATCTGCTGAAGAACAAATTCGGATTCGATGAAGCTTTCAACTATAAAGAAGAACAAGACTTGGATAAAGCTCTCAAAAG GTGCTTACCTGAAGGAATCGATATCTACTTTGAGAATGTTGGAGGAAAGATGCTTGATGCGGTACTTCTGAACATGAGACTCCACGGTCGCATTCCAGGGTGCGGGATGATCTCACAGTACAACCTTGAAGAGACTGAAGGTGTACACAATATGTTCTACCTCATCACAAAACGAGTTCGAATGGAAGGATTCATGGTTTTCGATTACTATCCCATGTACCCAAAGTATCTTGACATGGTCCTGCCCCTCATCCGAGAAAGAAAAATTACGTACGTGGAAGACATAGCAGAAGGCCTAGAGAATGCACCAAAGGCTCTTATTGGGCTTTTCTCTGGTCACAATATTGGGAAACAGGTGGTGTTGGTTGCTCGTGAGTGA